AGCATCactgggtgaacctccttaaatcattgtattaattatttgtttttttattttcttttaaacatTGTTCATCAACGTACTTCAAACCTTTtcgatcttggtgatattagTGGGTGAGAATTGTTCTTAAACTCTAATATAGCTCACATTTCATTAACCATAGTAGTGAACATGTAATTCTTTTATTGACATTGCTATGTCTATTGCTTCTTGTGAAAGATAATATAGAATTCAATTTGATTTCTAGCTGATTAATCAATAGTAAAGTTTGATAAACATTTTGATAATGTAATCAAGCTATTGTTCATGAGAAATTGAGGTTCATCTTCACAAAAGGAAATCACAAATATGATTAACCCAATCAATAATAAGACTAAGTTTGCTTGATTTGATCCTAATAAGATAGGAGGATTGTAAAATCAAGTTATCATCTTATCACTCAAAAATTTATTGCATTTAGGATCATAAAATTTTACTAACATTATGCTTCTAATAATGATTTAGATCGCTGTTTGGATTTTTGATTGTAAAACGGTAAATTAAAATCgcgattttaattaataatggtACTAtatgttattcttattattatttctataatGACCATGAAATGAAAGATAATATTTGAACAAAATTCTCCTTAAAACTAATCTTACAGTAAGTGTGGGTCGAATACAAAAAACATTGACATATATTTTTTCAGATTCATATAGTACACACCCAAAGGATATGGAAGATGGATAAAGATAATTAGGTGGGACACAAactaaatacaaaaataattactatttagttagttaatatttaataaatattaatcacAATATAAAGATAGTAACAATTAATAACAAATACTAGtttattaattatgaaattaagcaagtaatatttaaaaaaactattGCATAGTCGCACTAATCGTGCGACTTGACccattttctatatttttttgaaatataaaataaaatgaaagatTTCATTAGAAATTACATTTATGTTTCATTTACGCAGTTAAATACGTTGCTCCTTAGCTTTCAATTTAAAGAAGTTGATTTTTCTTGAAATTTAGtgattttagagagagaaaagtGTTATGAGAGTTTTAAAGGTGTGATGGACAAAATGAgaaattcaataaataaaaagtggTGACAAATTAAGTGAGTttctaatattatatttactttatgttTATAATTACGccttttattgaaaaataacCCACATATATACTATCTCTTTGACACATTCTTTTACATGTatatatgaaaataatgaaatataAACCATACAAATTTAACATAATTCAAATATGTACGAATATTTCAATAGTGACGAAACAAGTTGAAAAGACCTCTTGAAAGTTCAATGTTTTGTTGTCATGCAAGATCAAAGATGTGTACGAACCTCATAAGTCATAATCTTACAATATTTGGTTTCTTCTCAACAAATTTATCTAAAACTACTCATAATACAAACGAaatctatttcaaaattattaacaataataatggcTAAATGATatctttattaaaaattttcacaGGAGTCCAAAGTTGGTAAGGTATATCTTGTACTTACCATGTTGTATGTACATGTCTCATCTTGTCATTAATTAAGAACAAATATGTTGGGTTGTATTTTTTTAAGTGTTAAGCTTAGAAAGAACTAGGTATACACCTGTGCAAATGAAATGTTTTATCACTAATGTTTGGAAGTTTTATATGGTGATCTTAATTACGTTTTAGGCTTTTTCACGTGatagacaaatattttttttaattcgcgtAGTGATGCTAAAAAAACTTTTTCACTAGCTTGATAGACAAAAGGttaagatttttgttaaatttacgtTATTATTAATCATCCTGACGACtggttatcatcatcatcatcatcatcatcatcaagacaactatatttcataaaatcaaatatcACAATCACCCTTAaggatatatttttttgaaaatttgttcAAAGTACTCAGTTTAACAAAAAACTTATCTTTTGTATACTACATAGAAAAGTTGAAAATTGTGGATTAACATGTAGATTAAAAAAAGAGTTGTCTACCATGTacaaaagtcaaaaattcagggttaccacatggaattttccaataatatatatatgtaacttaatttcttatttaattaatacattaagtaGAATTTTTAATCACAACCTATtatgatttgaatttttttaatcttttaaaatctttattaatatttttgacaccTCTAGTGTTAAAGTAGCTCTATGAtaataagtattaatttttacatattctacttcattttattttttattgatcctttgttttttttcgtttgttcACTTTACTTTTTGTACACTTTTTAAAGCTAACTTTAAGCCTAAATATCTTTaagtacgcatcataaaaaattgtaaaacttatatattaaaaaactttccATCAAGACGAatttaacaagatctcacatgaatatattttatcttcaatgtatacttcaaaaatcaaatttgattttctctctcctaaagtGGCAaaacttaaagtggacaaaaaaaaaacggaacgaagggagtaatatatatattaataaaataaaagaataaataactcaatctttttattatgattataaaaAGGACATATTTAACAAATTATTAATggcttttatgttttttttttactatgtgGAAATTAGttactatgttttttttttttgaataaaaattcgTTACTATGTTAATCTTTGATCTAGTTGGTATTCCAAGCTTATATTGGGTTACAATTTTAGTGATTGTTATTGAAATTTAATGTTCTCATCTTTAAGATTGCTTTTTGTCTTATCTGAGTATTACCTGTTTTTATAAACTTAtttaatacatatataatgaTGCAATACCCTTAGTTTGGTTGGGGGTAAAAATCAAAGGGAAAGGAAATGAAAATATccaattttctttgttgttgtttgtttgtcACTTTCTATCATTCCCTTTCCGCCATTTTAGTTTTGGGTTTACCCCAAACTATTATATCCTCATTCCCCACCCCCCTAcactttcccattccattcccCACTTCACTACCCatcacttaaaatttgaattttgatttatgGGTATTGTTATAATTCGCCACTATTTTCATTTTACTGCCACCCCTAattaaattacgaatttgcccctagactttaaaaaattacgaatttgccattggacataataacattattatcaactaaattaataaaaaaattattaataaaaaattaaaaattaattaacaactaaattttaattaatatattattattatattaaaaaataattaaacattcaaataaattatttaaattcaaaactaattattataataacattatcataatataatattatattaaaataaaataatttattacaacatttatttaaataacaataacttaaaaaataaattaattaaacaaaaaaatttcataattcgaaaataaaaaaaataaaaaaaataccagtcgcactttttgttattaattttatttatattattattgctattattattattattattattattattattattattattattattattattattatttgtaatcaatggagctagaaaaatattatttagagttatattttttttttcttcatattacaggaaaagatgatacaagttaatgatatttttttaaaaaataagtttatcaagtttatcatataataactagttatttttgaaaaaaatataaaagaatttaaaaatttataatttgatttcttaacttgaaccaaacagtcacaaagggaatcaatgagcatCTCATTTCGTTTCCTGAACGCagccaaacgactaggctaaattaggggaatctATTTTTTTCTCCtccattccctttcctcatACCATTCTGATTCCCATGTGCGAACCAAACGGCCCCTAATATCATACTATAACACTGGAAAAATAGTAGGCAtgtcatttgtttttttaagaaaatttgtaattatatcaaacataaaaatcaaatctGATTCTTGATAacaaaactaaattaataatgataaatgttgattttttttgtaatcGAGTGTATTTTATATTATGCCACTTTTTTAATCAAACAACTAGCGAAGAAGATCAGTTTTATTACCATAACACTACTAAATTACAACGTTAGCTTAGAGGAGATTAAGTGTAATATTTTAGGCaatatgttttaaaatctttcaatattataataattatatgcAAAAATTACTTGGTGAAATAAACATAATATAGAAAGTTTGATAATCTTTATTAAGAAGTTTTATAATCTTTGAGAACAAGTTTCTCAAAGAAGACATATTTCAATTTTACGTACAACATTCACAAACGTCTTCGATTGAAGGGACTTTTTATTTGTTCTCTTCAAATCCAAGTAACCTACACATTTAGGTGTCAAACAAATTAACCATTTCATGCACAAGATTAGCGTCTAAAAAACTagaatttgtgatgaatttaaTTACTTTGGTAGTTTGgttgtttaatttttacatGCTTTTTGGCATTGAAAAGCCTCGTGCTTTTTCATCTAAAAGCCCCGTGTTTATTCATGGATAATTTTGGAGTCTTTGTTTTGATTTAGACATATAAAAGCATCCTATATGTATAGGTTTATCCACAcataaaaacgtttaaaacctCAAATATTTTAAGATGTTTTTAAGCGCGtaaatattttttcaactaTAACAATCACCGaaaaaatttgtttattattgaCTAATAATCTATCAAAAACGAAAcgccaaagatttataattcttgaTTTTTAGAAGCTTTTCTAACCAGTCAAAAAAACATTTTCTGACACTTTTGCATTGAAAAAGTCACatttttttcgtttaaaaactatatgtgttttttttattgttgagatcctatataaaaaagaaaaaaattcagaaagaAGTTACTAACTCTCCTATATGGAAAGGGAAAGGATCGAGTAAGAAGTTTTTTGGTAGGGAACCATCATGTGTTGTGAAGTACCTTATATATGCCCAACTTCACAACAAGAGATTGGGCACTCAACACGTAATGGAGTAAAGGATTGAGCAAGTTCATGGTTATTAGGAGAGGCTCTAAGGTtttgttgaaaaaaaaataagggcTTTGACTTTGGTATGAATCGATTTGaaaatggatgaaatttgaaattttttaatctttatataaaatattttatcgcTATTCAATAATTAATTCTCACAacctttatttataaatatcttTTAACAAATGTTACATCAAAATGCATTTAGACCTAACAAGTCACAATTAGGATAGGAGCTAACTTGTATACTTCTATTGCATATTTTCACATATTTCCGTTGAAATGATACTAGCTTAATAAAACTAAATCAATAAATACATCACaagatcattaaaaaataacttaGAAAAGTCCTAAGTTGCACATAACTATAATTGCAAAAAGTATATCTTATTTGAGCAAAAGAAGTAGCCAACATaaattatacttcctctgtCCCAATAAATTTGCCTCATATGTATTTAgtggaaaaactaaaaaaattataaaaataaatataataaaatagatgGAAAAATATATGTGTGAGatgaaaaataagttaaatatatagatgaaaatttaaaaaaaaaatcataaccaaaaatataattgaattgaatttgataaagcgaaataaaaaagaaaatagagaaattgaaaaagactTGAAATAACTAAATTCTTAATGTTTAAATGCTCCCCACTTGTACTCTTCCAAATCCAAGTTCAATATCATGAATGTGAGACcttgaataaaataattattaagctTAAAACTAGTCAAACCTTTGCAATTTTAAAAAACCTTTCTATACCTATGAAAAGGATAAAAGGAGATCCTACATTCACATATTACAATTAGTCACCTTTTTTAACTAAAAAAGTTCAAACGATATAAATTGTAGAGAAAGTCCATATTGACATTGCCAAAAGAGATGATTCCCAACATTGCATGATTAGGTTAAGTCTTCTTTTGAATGAAAACTATCCTACTATTTTTGCCCTTTCTTCAACCAATCATCACacactttttaatttcaaaatcaaaaacagcTCTAAAAAGGAGTCTTAAAATCTATACCATGCACATATTGTTGAAAATGTAGGAAACATCCAAAAAGTCAACCAAAGTGTTGTTGTCCATAGAAAAAAGTATTGTATAAACATATAACATACTATTTTAGGTGTATACCAAccttaaaagatattaaaataataagtatttttatttaacAAGTATAATCAAGTACAGTCATTGAAAAATActtactattattaatttaattacatGACTTCTactgtttttttattctaatcttTATTTTCTTGTTCACTTATCAACCCCTCTAAAAACATCCAAACAAACTAGatcaaaacataaatatatagTACTCCATCCGTTCTCTAAATAAGTttctatttgttattttggaatgttccatttgttgttccataaagaatttttcaatttatatcACCATTGGATAAAAATAACcttgttcatcctcattttaatattttaataatgcttatggttctcatatattttccactaactttaacatttttatattccttatgatCCCCACATATTTCTCATTaagtttataaaaatatttatttattagttgtTGCCATTATATTTtatccactaactttcttttaatattttctaaatatttatTGTCTCCACTTTTCCtctgttaaatttattattcaataaaataatatatctactatCTAAAGGATtcgattttttattaatttccatTAACAATCCTTGGGCGAACTTTGTTAAAGAACGGAGAGATTAACTCGAGAACTATAAGTTGACCTAATCGTTAATAGTTAAAATTTTCATTCGTTCTAATAATACAGATGTTACCGATAGTATcgagttaaaaaaaaatactctgtCTGAATTAACGTCATTTGACTCAAAAAACTCTCACTTATTTGAATCAATTGATGCTATCTTAGAGAGACAGCGAGAGTACTATATAATACTCCTACTTCACATAAAATACTCAATAATACTAGTATTACATTGAAAGAGAAAGACAAAGTAGAGTGAAATGCATATGAGAAAAAATTATACAAGTGAAATGAAGCAAATTCATTAATACAACAGTTAGTACAATACATACTTTACTCTAATTATTTGGATTACTACTAAATGCACTCGttagaatttttaataaaaattcaataaaagaCAATGgagaaaaaaagttttttttttttttcatttttttgtagAATAATTAAGAACCATAAGAAAAAAGAGCATCCCAAATCTCAGTAAAAACTTGAACAATAACCTTATGATGATGAGTAGaatttaaagataaaaaacaTTGCAAAAGCTCCTCCAATTCTTTAGCTCCAAATATTTGCTTCTCAATTATCATTTCCACCATTGATGTTCTAAAATCATTATAAGGATCATTTGAACTCTTTACTACAGCAAATGTATCATTTACCTTCCCTTCCAATGGCATCACTCCAACTTCCTCCAccattttcttttctcttttcggCCTCGGCTTCGAACTCAGTTTTCTTCTTCGAGTTCGAGTCCGGGCCCTAATCCGGGTTCGGGCCGGGTAAGCATGATCAGAATCAGAAGAAAGAGAGATTGATTTAGAAGAAAAAGATACAGACTTTAAAGAAAAAAGAGTCTCTGTTTCATTCTCTTCTCTTTCATCATCACTACTAAACCAATCCCCAATATCAGTCTCATTTGAAGAAGAATACATAAATTGATTtgggttttcatttttcttcaaatttaagaattgggtattttcattttttccatttcctttattttttttctctttctttgttTTCCTCCCCTGTTTTTGTGAAAAGAAAGGAGATACTGGGGATGCCGGAGGACAACGCCGGCCACCGGGAAACTCTACAAGCGGTGATAATAATGAGTATTTTCCGGTGATTTTCCGGCGAGGGAAAGGGTTTCCGGAAACTATACAATTTTCTCTAACCATTTGGTCAAAAGTTTCAGGGCATCTAGGTTTGCAATACATCATTAAAGAAGATGATGGTGTTTGTTTGGGTCTTAAAAGAGGGGGATCAAAAGGGTCATTTTGATCTTGTTGAGGTAGTTCTAtcaatgggtttttaagaaatATTGTGTTTTCTTTGGTAAAGATTGGATTTTGGTGATCAATAACTTCAgaaaggttttgggttttgcaAGAAGAAGTGAAAAGTTTAGGGATTTTTAGCTTGAATTTGTTTTCTTTCTCCATTTTAGATAGAGAAAGGTAAGGCTTTCTAGGGAAAGTGGAGGGGTTTGTATGGAATATGGAGTATGTTGTCTTGTGGATTAAATAGAGGGAATTTTCTTGGGCACtttaacataaataaatttaatataagaaAGTCAATTCCATTTTTGATTCAAAtatattcttttaataattGTAACGACGTACTACTCACAAGTCACACCAGGTCTATAGGGATAGGTTATGGTTTAAAACCCTATTGCACTTCCTTTGATGGAGAGGTATTCTAATAGAGTCGATAATCTACTATTTATCCGATTTTGTAACAGAATTCaatttaaatcaattttaaaatgacttataattatgtaaaatataaTATGGATATAAAACCCAATTTCAAATCGATCAGAAACACATAAATCGAAAATAATTTGATGACTCAAATGAAGCGCCCTCATAAATGGAATTGGGTTTGAGTCTTAATTTAGttctttcaaattcaaatccaaatccaaCTCAGACCATCTCTATGGACTCATTAAAGATTCATACCTAGACTCGCTAGATCTGTTTTAGACCCAGTAGGCTTTCTGTAAATTTTAACTATTTCGCaatctaaaattaattttaaattcgtTATAAacctatatttatatttatttggactcaatttaaaattatttacaacTTATAGACctattttagtattattaaacctttaaattgtaaatttgaataaataaattaatccaTTTAAAACCAGTTTAGAATCATAGATTCGTCAGACCCACAAATTCTCGATTGAGGTTTAAATTTTTCAAACCCTAAGGGTTTAAGTCTGTGTAGGGATTCACAATGGGACTGAATTCGGATCTAGTTGAATCCGACCAAGATCAACACATGACCATCCTTTGCTTGATATATTgggttagaaaataaaagtgATAGAATCatacttataaaaataaaaaatagaacaaatttattacaacaaaccaaataaaaaaaatcgggTAAATTGACTGAGTCAAGAGAAACTAACCTTTCATCTTTAGAGATGTTCATTGAAAAGCTTGTCCGTAGGTTTCGACTTGAATCTCCTCGTAAGCCAGCGTTATgaacataatatttttaaaaactttaaatttagACTATAAAAGTTTGCATTCGAAATTAGGGTgggtagagctgttcaaaagtgatccGACTCGAAAATTTACAGCGAAAGTAAATCGACTTGAAAATGTGTTttattttaggtttatcgaaccgacattattcGACCCGAAGTTATACCCGAATCGGTTGACAATCAAAAATGGGAAAACCGAACCTGAgttgtaaccgacacataaccgttaaccagattacccgaacctaataatgattAACTCGAGTCATATCTGatccgaatcatgctcgaaatcgAATTTAATCcgactaaaaccgacttaactcgagcgaagtttagatcgaactgctgtaaatcTAAACCAAGAAGTATGATctactcatattcaatcatcttattcgCTATTCTAATAAactgataaatattttaataaaataaattttataaatagatGGTTTCATATacttagagttaataatcaatggtcaatgtttatttaactatttttaatcgaattagatgaaaattgatagaactttataaatttttaattttcggtcaaacaagtaaaagtaacgatgtaataatgatcactaattgatttgtattttaactattttgctttaagtaaagggaaccttatcatcaactaaaaaatgactaacaacttaatctgatactgactcgatcgatagtaattagtaattcgtgattcatagccgaattctacttgaaaatacccgaacccgatctatATTAGGTAAAACCGAATCacttattaaccgatgacaacctgaGATCGATGGAatctcgacacgaacttcaatcGACACTGAACTGATGCTAActcgatagctcgaataaccgatcttcaaccgaactgtgactaaccgacccgacccgagtgtgaACGGTCGTAAAACacatccgaaatataaccgatccgaaatacaactgaaTTGAATGACATCCGTCTGAAACTGACTCGATcacccgaataaacacctccAAATGTGGGTAATAGCTTAAAAAATTATCCACCGGTAAGCACGTCTATATATTTAAATTCTAATAAAAGAGTTCGTTAgttaaaacaagaaaaataaatgattatcaatttaaattatcttTATTAAAGCGGTGACAAATCGACGACAAGAAAGAAATTGGTCTCCATATCTTCAAGGGATGGAGATGAAACTTGACAGTGCTAATTTTTGTTGCGTTCTCCAAATTCTTTTATAGTGTCACCTAATAGAATATGTAATTTAGTGTAACATAATTAGTTGTAAATTATTGGTTTAGCCTTTGATCTAAGTCATGTGTACTTGTATATGTATACTCTCATTTAATGAAATGAAGGTTAAGGCCAATTATTCATTTATGGTATTAAAAACCTCATTTTTCATAAGACCCTACTTCTTTTCTTCTCTACCTAGTTTGCCTCCAACCAAGTGCATTTTTTCCATTACATTTATCACTCATGGCCAACCAAAACAATCAAATCCATTCTTTTATCCTTGTTACCGGCCAACATTAAGACTTTGTGTGCCAATCGAACTCAATTTTGTTGGcaccaaataaacaaattggTCTACCCTATTTAAACTCTATTGTCGTGCGTAACTCACCCTGATCATATCATACCCCCTCTAATATCTCCTCCTCTTCCTCAAAATCTCAAGAATCTCTTAAGACGTTTATCAAGCATTGTGGCAACGTCTTGAAGATATTGTACGACAATGGATGCATGTATAGCATGATTGATCCAAATCTCTTGGTGATCTAAAATCTGTACAAGAAAACTTGCTTTTGATCTCAAAGCCTATGGTTCCTAATGATCAAATCCATTCAATTCTGGTCTTTTGGTTTCTTGTCCCATTCAAAATTCAAGGTTGCTTGTTCACTTCCATTCGTGCATATGTGTAAGTGTTTGGCCTTTGGAGTTGCTACTTTATGTTGCTTGTGAAGTTGAATTATTATcttaaaagttcataaaagtAGTAGAAATAATACATGAATCACCAAGAGCTTACAAGCTTTCATGTTGCTCGAATAGATTAGTTTTTATGGCAGCCTTTAATTCGTGAGTTATGGAAAATAATGGCATGATTTATGAGCTGATTAATGGCATGGAAGAAGAAAAACCACTAACCATTTATTCAAGCATATGAGCAACCAAGACTCAAGTATTTGAAGCATCAAAAATCCTCATTTAATTcagtaatataaatataatttctatGGTAGAAAGTACAACTTTATTGCCCACTATTCGGTGTTTTATTGAAATAGATGATtttataattcattaaaaaaagcaGGGTTGTTTGTGTTTGGTGTTCATGGAGTTTATTtcagaattttaaaaattgtaataaGCAATACTGAAAAAATTCTTATTTGTATCTcgtttttaatcttatttgttttttatattgaaaGTTACTAATAAGTGGGTTATAAATAATACattatttgtatcatttgaAAACCTAAGATACAAATAACCcattatttataggaaaaattaccctgaataatacaaactgaatttttcaagttttttcaagttttttcaaGTTTCAATCAAATTAACAGCAATAGAAACCTGAAATTTTCTTCTAGGATGTTTTGCAAGATGTCGTTTGTGCCTTCCAACCTGACATTGTAGACGACTAGATAAGTTCATGTAGAATACTCtagaagaaaaatataatattgcATAAAAGCTTACATTAGCttcaaaaaatca
This genomic stretch from Amaranthus tricolor cultivar Red isolate AtriRed21 chromosome 9, ASM2621246v1, whole genome shotgun sequence harbors:
- the LOC130824590 gene encoding transcription repressor OFP8 — translated: MEKENKFKLKIPKLFTSSCKTQNLSEVIDHQNPIFTKENTIFLKNPLIELPQQDQNDPFDPPLLRPKQTPSSSLMMYCKPRCPETFDQMVRENCIVSGNPFPRRKITGKYSLLSPLVEFPGGRRCPPASPVSPFFSQKQGRKTKKEKKNKGNGKNENTQFLNLKKNENPNQFMYSSSNETDIGDWFSSDDEREENETETLFSLKSVSFSSKSISLSSDSDHAYPARTRIRARTRTRRRKLSSKPRPKREKKMVEEVGVMPLEGKVNDTFAVVKSSNDPYNDFRTSMVEMIIEKQIFGAKELEELLQCFLSLNSTHHHKVIVQVFTEIWDALFSYGS